The following are encoded in a window of Alkalidesulfovibrio alkalitolerans DSM 16529 genomic DNA:
- a CDS encoding adenylyl-sulfate reductase subunit alpha translates to MAEAIPKDLNEVVTETVECDLLIIGGGNAGCFSAYEARKLNPDIKIVIMEKANIKRSGACAAGMDAINTYIPTWDGKTPEDLVRWSRSQVGGGPLREDLALSNAQELNQCVEELGEWGLPILREDDGKPQYRGAWDISIHGEQLKPIMAEKAMEAAIVYNRVAATSLLMDGERCAGATGFGIRDGKFYVFKAKATIVSTGGACGLYKSYTSDVTASHHQTWMCPFNVGTGYAIGLRVGAEFTSMEQRWVAARTKDYCGPVDTVSVGFQAKMMNAKGEYFLNTHYADQGGDKAPRYIRANAPMEEWRAGRGPTFIDTTHMDEETCHSMLTDYLNERPSFVLYLAANGIDPTKQPVEVYGSDPYIVGGHTGSGFWVDIERMTTVPGLFAAGETAGGNPNKFVGGCAAEGKLAARGALKVIAEKGDVKLDDAQVQAEKARVFSPLFKGEDFDGLTPEEVKERLQRLMDEYAGGTSQFYRVNEEQLDYALRHIQILKQQVEFIQVNTLHDLMHAHEVMERIEVAEIVCHHLKGRKETRWAGWQTRTDYPERDDENFNCFVESRKNLETGEIEVFTRPYERIVD, encoded by the coding sequence ATGGCCGAGGCGATTCCCAAAGACTTGAATGAGGTCGTAACCGAAACCGTGGAGTGCGATCTTCTGATTATCGGCGGCGGCAACGCCGGCTGCTTCTCCGCCTACGAGGCCAGGAAGCTCAATCCCGACATCAAGATCGTGATCATGGAAAAGGCCAACATCAAGCGTTCCGGCGCCTGCGCGGCGGGCATGGACGCCATCAACACCTACATCCCGACGTGGGACGGCAAGACTCCCGAGGATCTCGTGCGCTGGTCGCGCTCCCAGGTTGGCGGAGGCCCCCTGCGTGAGGATCTGGCGTTGTCCAACGCCCAGGAACTCAACCAGTGCGTCGAGGAACTCGGCGAGTGGGGCCTGCCCATCCTGCGCGAGGACGACGGCAAGCCCCAGTATCGCGGCGCGTGGGACATCTCGATCCACGGCGAGCAACTGAAGCCCATCATGGCCGAGAAGGCCATGGAGGCCGCCATCGTCTACAACAGGGTCGCGGCCACCTCGCTGCTCATGGACGGCGAGCGCTGCGCGGGCGCGACCGGCTTCGGCATTCGCGACGGCAAATTCTACGTCTTCAAGGCCAAGGCCACCATCGTCTCCACCGGCGGCGCGTGCGGCCTGTACAAGTCCTACACCTCGGACGTCACGGCCTCGCACCATCAGACGTGGATGTGCCCCTTCAACGTGGGCACCGGCTACGCCATCGGCCTGCGCGTGGGCGCCGAGTTTACCTCCATGGAACAGCGCTGGGTGGCCGCCCGCACCAAGGACTACTGTGGTCCCGTGGACACGGTCTCCGTGGGTTTTCAGGCCAAGATGATGAACGCCAAGGGCGAGTACTTCCTGAACACGCACTACGCGGACCAGGGCGGCGACAAGGCCCCCCGCTACATCCGGGCCAACGCTCCCATGGAGGAGTGGCGCGCCGGTCGCGGGCCGACCTTCATCGACACCACGCACATGGACGAGGAGACCTGTCACAGCATGCTGACGGACTACCTCAACGAGCGCCCGTCCTTCGTGCTCTACTTGGCGGCCAACGGCATCGATCCCACCAAGCAGCCCGTCGAGGTCTACGGCTCCGACCCCTACATCGTCGGCGGCCACACCGGCAGCGGCTTCTGGGTGGATATCGAGCGCATGACGACCGTTCCCGGCCTCTTCGCGGCGGGCGAGACGGCCGGCGGCAACCCCAACAAGTTCGTGGGCGGCTGCGCCGCCGAGGGCAAGCTGGCCGCGCGCGGCGCGCTCAAGGTCATCGCCGAGAAGGGCGATGTGAAGCTCGACGACGCCCAGGTGCAGGCCGAGAAGGCGCGCGTTTTCTCCCCCTTGTTCAAGGGCGAGGACTTCGACGGGCTGACCCCCGAGGAAGTCAAGGAGCGCCTGCAGCGCCTCATGGACGAGTACGCGGGCGGCACTTCGCAGTTCTACCGCGTCAACGAGGAGCAGCTCGACTACGCCCTTCGCCACATCCAGATCCTCAAGCAGCAGGTGGAGTTCATCCAGGTCAACACGCTGCACGACCTGATGCACGCCCACGAGGTGATGGAGCGCATCGAGGTGGCCGAGATCGTCTGTCACCATCTCAAGGGCCGCAAGGAGACCCGTTGGGCTGGCTGGCAGACCCGCACGGACTACCCCGAGCGCGACGACGAAAACTTCAATTGCTTCGTCGAGTCCCGCAAGAATTTGGAGACCGGCGAGATCGAGGTTTTCACCAGGCCCTACGAACGGATCGTTGACTAG
- the murJ gene encoding murein biosynthesis integral membrane protein MurJ — MSRPKESPAPVTTHSRAIARNAAVVGLATLASRILGFVRDLVTAFALGAGLVADAFFVAFRLPNLLRSLFAEGSLTMAFIPVYSRIREEQGEAAAHALARSIQMWLLVVVGGVCILAVIFAAPLTGLIAPGFRDNPEQFALTVHLVRICFPYILFVSAMALCMGILNSMGHFLMPALGPCALNVCLIAAALVGHYALGDVATAMAFGVLVAGLTQWAMQQPALWRRGFSWRGEWSWRHPGVFRVGKLMLPTVIGAAVYQINILLSTLLASLLPTGSVSYLYYADRLVQFPLGVFGVAVATAALPSLAKLAASDSKEEFAETLESSLGLITFISLPSAVGLIALSGPIVELLFMRGAFTQTDATATMAALAAYGVGLPAVALVRPYVSAFYARENTRTPVIVAFVSVLTNVTLGYALMQHYAHVGLAVAVSVAGFVNVAILAAIMRREVGRVPRIGRTALISGLLSAGVGLGCLAVIPLGKAVAIGSIPVFGALYVAAAWALRVPEARLFTSMLARRFTRNKAA; from the coding sequence ATGTCGCGGCCCAAGGAGAGCCCCGCCCCCGTGACCACCCACTCCCGCGCCATCGCCAGGAACGCCGCCGTGGTCGGCCTGGCCACGCTGGCCTCGCGCATCCTCGGCTTCGTGCGCGATCTCGTCACGGCCTTCGCCCTGGGCGCGGGGCTTGTGGCCGACGCCTTCTTCGTCGCCTTCCGCCTGCCAAATCTCCTGCGCTCGCTGTTCGCCGAAGGCTCCCTGACCATGGCCTTCATCCCCGTGTACTCGCGCATCCGCGAGGAGCAGGGCGAGGCCGCGGCCCACGCCCTGGCCCGCTCCATCCAGATGTGGCTGCTGGTGGTCGTGGGCGGCGTCTGCATCCTGGCGGTCATTTTCGCCGCGCCTCTCACGGGCCTCATCGCGCCGGGCTTTCGCGACAATCCCGAGCAGTTTGCGCTGACCGTGCACCTGGTGCGCATCTGCTTCCCCTACATCCTCTTCGTCTCGGCCATGGCGCTGTGCATGGGCATCCTCAACTCAATGGGCCATTTCCTCATGCCTGCGCTTGGCCCCTGCGCGCTCAACGTCTGCCTCATCGCGGCCGCGCTCGTGGGGCACTACGCCCTTGGCGACGTGGCCACGGCCATGGCCTTCGGCGTGCTCGTGGCGGGCCTCACGCAATGGGCCATGCAGCAGCCCGCCCTGTGGCGGCGCGGCTTTTCCTGGCGCGGCGAATGGTCGTGGCGGCACCCCGGCGTCTTTCGCGTGGGCAAGCTCATGCTGCCCACGGTCATCGGCGCGGCCGTCTATCAGATCAACATCCTGCTCTCCACTCTCCTTGCCTCGCTTCTGCCCACGGGCAGCGTCTCCTACCTCTACTACGCGGACCGGCTGGTGCAGTTTCCCCTGGGCGTCTTCGGGGTGGCCGTGGCCACGGCCGCGCTGCCGAGCCTGGCCAAACTCGCCGCCTCGGACAGCAAGGAGGAGTTCGCCGAGACGCTCGAATCCTCGCTTGGGCTCATCACCTTCATCAGCCTGCCCTCGGCCGTGGGGCTCATCGCCCTGAGCGGCCCCATCGTGGAACTGCTTTTCATGCGCGGGGCCTTTACCCAGACGGACGCCACGGCCACCATGGCCGCCCTGGCCGCCTACGGCGTGGGCCTGCCCGCCGTGGCCCTGGTCAGGCCCTACGTCTCGGCCTTCTACGCGCGCGAGAACACGCGCACCCCCGTGATCGTGGCCTTTGTCAGCGTCCTCACCAACGTCACCTTGGGCTACGCGCTCATGCAGCACTATGCGCACGTGGGGCTGGCCGTGGCCGTGAGCGTCGCGGGGTTCGTGAACGTGGCCATCCTGGCCGCGATCATGCGCCGCGAGGTCGGCCGCGTCCCGCGCATCGGCCGCACGGCCCTCATCTCCGGACTGCTTTCGGCGGGCGTGGGGCTTGGCTGTCTGGCCGTGATCCCCCTGGGCAAGGCCGTGGCCATCGGCTCCATTCCGGTCTTCGGCGCGCTCTATGTGGCGGCTGCCTGGGCCTTGCGCGTGCCCGAGGCCAGGCTCTTCACCTCCATGCTCGCCCGGCGCTTCACGCGCAACAAGGCCGCATGA
- a CDS encoding tripartite tricarboxylate transporter permease: MIEFIIAGALDAIQPVNLLFVFIGVAFGVLAGAIPGVNGPMAIALCIPLSYYMSPVAAIGFLVGLNKGAFYGGAISGILLNTPGTPEAAATSWDGNPLARQGKGEKALRMALYSSVSGDAFATLVLILVAAPLAAVALYMGPPEIFALICLAMTIIAGLGTKSLTRGLIAAALGILVGTVGMEPVSALPRLTFGLYQLERGISLIPVGIGMLAFSEIIIQMERFIKIGGHECTLAFSDKPEDRFISWAEYRKSLKTILMSSCYGTAVGALPGLGAPVASFFAYDQAKKRSKNPEEFGTGKLDGIAAAESANSAVVASSLIPLFTLGIPGNVAAALLIGAFVIHGMIPGPLMFEQNAQFIYSIFGSLIIANIFLLGVGRVGLRASCRVVQTPASILYPVIIFTCIMGSYLAAYSTFDVKLMLFFAFLAYFMRKFDFSFISFIIGFILAPIWETALQQVVISSQFNPYMFFSRPVAMILMALTFYIVFKTTWGSFKKKAAVG; this comes from the coding sequence ATGATCGAGTTCATCATCGCAGGGGCCCTGGACGCCATACAGCCCGTGAACCTGCTTTTCGTCTTCATCGGGGTCGCATTCGGCGTGCTGGCCGGGGCCATTCCCGGCGTCAACGGCCCCATGGCCATCGCCTTGTGCATCCCGCTTTCCTATTACATGTCGCCGGTGGCGGCCATCGGCTTCCTCGTCGGCCTGAACAAGGGCGCGTTCTACGGCGGGGCCATCTCCGGCATCCTGCTGAACACGCCGGGCACGCCGGAGGCGGCGGCGACTTCATGGGACGGCAACCCGCTGGCGCGACAAGGCAAAGGCGAAAAAGCCCTGCGCATGGCCCTGTATTCGTCGGTCTCGGGCGACGCCTTCGCGACGCTGGTGCTCATCCTCGTGGCGGCTCCCCTCGCGGCCGTGGCCCTGTACATGGGGCCGCCGGAAATCTTCGCCCTGATCTGCCTGGCCATGACCATCATCGCGGGCCTGGGCACCAAATCCCTCACGCGCGGGCTCATCGCCGCCGCGTTGGGCATCCTCGTCGGCACCGTGGGCATGGAGCCCGTGTCCGCCCTGCCCAGGTTGACCTTCGGTCTGTACCAACTCGAACGCGGCATCTCGCTGATTCCCGTGGGCATCGGCATGCTGGCCTTCTCCGAAATCATCATCCAGATGGAGCGCTTCATCAAAATCGGTGGCCATGAGTGCACCCTGGCCTTCTCCGACAAGCCTGAGGATCGCTTCATCTCCTGGGCCGAATACCGCAAGAGTCTGAAGACGATCCTGATGTCGTCGTGCTACGGCACGGCCGTGGGCGCGTTGCCCGGTCTGGGCGCTCCCGTGGCCTCGTTCTTCGCCTATGACCAGGCGAAGAAGCGCTCCAAGAACCCCGAGGAGTTCGGCACCGGCAAGCTCGACGGCATCGCGGCCGCGGAGTCGGCCAACAGCGCGGTCGTGGCGTCGAGTCTCATCCCGCTGTTCACCCTGGGCATCCCCGGCAACGTGGCCGCGGCCCTGCTCATCGGTGCGTTCGTCATCCACGGCATGATTCCCGGCCCGCTCATGTTCGAGCAGAACGCCCAGTTCATCTATTCCATCTTCGGCAGCCTCATCATCGCCAACATCTTCCTGCTCGGCGTGGGCCGCGTCGGCCTCAGGGCGTCGTGCCGGGTCGTGCAGACACCGGCCTCCATCCTGTACCCGGTCATCATCTTCACCTGCATCATGGGTTCCTATCTGGCCGCGTACTCGACCTTCGACGTCAAGCTGATGCTTTTCTTCGCCTTCCTGGCCTACTTCATGCGCAAGTTCGACTTCTCGTTCATCTCGTTCATAATCGGCTTCATCCTGGCCCCGATCTGGGAGACCGCGCTGCAACAGGTGGTCATCTCCTCGCAGTTCAATCCGTACATGTTCTTCTCCAGGCCGGTGGCCATGATCCTGATGGCCCTCACGTTCTACATCGTCTTCAAGACGACGTGGGGTTCCTTCAAGAAGAAGGCGGCCGTGGGATGA
- a CDS encoding Crp/Fnr family transcriptional regulator, whose translation MYSITRSDPVATHDWHLGEDDFFADLAAEREAFLRLSRRRELAKGDMIFFEDDAGESCFYLEHGLIKIFRIAASGKEPIFFLRHGGEMFGLAEVMESETRKANAQALSPCVLHEIDKREFEKFLAENFRATRKVIRILGRRLRYLGEQLGNLMSCDVGTRLAKLLVYIAHDELSAEDSWRRPVILPVALTQEQMAAMTGSCQQTVSEFLKRFQEEGLVRVGRKKITILDPLKLLEKAEK comes from the coding sequence ATGTATTCGATCACAAGGAGCGACCCGGTGGCCACGCACGACTGGCATCTGGGCGAGGACGATTTTTTCGCGGACCTTGCAGCCGAACGGGAGGCTTTCCTGCGCCTTTCGCGGCGGCGGGAACTGGCCAAGGGTGACATGATCTTTTTCGAGGACGATGCGGGGGAGTCGTGCTTCTATCTGGAGCACGGACTCATCAAGATTTTCCGCATCGCCGCCTCGGGCAAGGAGCCTATTTTCTTTCTGCGCCATGGCGGGGAGATGTTCGGCTTGGCCGAGGTCATGGAGTCCGAGACGCGCAAGGCCAACGCCCAGGCGCTGTCCCCGTGCGTGCTGCACGAGATCGACAAGCGCGAATTCGAGAAGTTCCTGGCCGAGAACTTCCGCGCCACGCGAAAGGTCATCCGCATCCTGGGCCGCCGTTTGCGCTACCTGGGCGAGCAACTCGGCAATCTCATGTCCTGCGATGTGGGAACTCGGCTTGCCAAGCTCCTGGTCTACATCGCCCACGACGAACTTTCCGCCGAGGATTCCTGGCGCAGGCCCGTGATCTTGCCCGTGGCCCTGACCCAGGAACAGATGGCTGCCATGACGGGATCGTGCCAGCAGACCGTGAGCGAATTCCTCAAGCGATTCCAGGAAGAGGGTTTGGTGCGCGTGGGCCGCAAGAAGATCACCATTCTCGACCCGCTGAAGCTTTTGGAGAAGGCCGAAAAATAA
- a CDS encoding tripartite tricarboxylate transporter substrate binding protein produces the protein MRSAIVTLFLCVFLAGMCLAQPVQASNYPERPIKMLTMTGPGAQIDLLTRALSDALSAELGKPVLVTNMPGGSHGSVMAAELKASDPDGYTLAVSATAAFTYSPHYVQTRYTFDDFEYLSMLGLNQSGIVCAPNRPWTNLKEAFEWARNEKRGLTYMFQGSDDRDVMQRIAAKEGVSLSLMPSTGGPSIISAVMGGHVDLGHLGAILFEYVKANRLKLLAATTPQRLTQLQDVPTLREQGWDESVEMFVVLVAPKGLPAPVLDRLNQAIDKVAANEKFRTFITDELIMAPVTFGREAALSYMKEANDRFGKQAAEAKKQ, from the coding sequence ATGCGTTCTGCCATCGTAACCCTGTTTCTCTGTGTCTTCCTGGCCGGGATGTGCCTTGCGCAGCCCGTCCAGGCGTCCAATTATCCCGAGCGCCCGATCAAGATGCTGACCATGACCGGGCCGGGAGCCCAGATCGACCTTCTGACCCGCGCCCTGTCCGACGCCCTGAGCGCCGAACTGGGCAAGCCCGTCCTGGTGACCAACATGCCCGGCGGCTCCCACGGCAGCGTGATGGCCGCGGAGCTCAAGGCTTCCGACCCCGACGGCTATACCCTGGCCGTTTCGGCCACGGCGGCCTTCACCTACTCGCCCCACTACGTCCAGACCCGCTACACGTTCGACGACTTCGAGTATCTCTCCATGCTCGGCCTGAACCAGAGCGGCATCGTCTGCGCGCCCAACCGTCCCTGGACCAACTTGAAGGAAGCCTTCGAGTGGGCGCGCAATGAAAAGCGCGGTCTGACCTACATGTTTCAGGGCTCCGACGACCGCGACGTGATGCAGCGCATCGCCGCCAAGGAAGGCGTCAGCCTGTCCCTCATGCCGAGCACCGGCGGCCCGTCCATCATCTCCGCCGTCATGGGCGGCCACGTGGACCTTGGGCATCTGGGCGCGATCCTGTTCGAGTACGTCAAGGCCAACCGACTGAAGCTCCTGGCCGCCACCACCCCGCAGCGCCTCACCCAGCTTCAGGACGTGCCCACCCTGCGCGAACAGGGCTGGGACGAGTCCGTCGAAATGTTCGTGGTGCTGGTCGCGCCCAAGGGGCTGCCCGCGCCGGTTCTCGATCGTCTGAACCAGGCCATCGACAAGGTCGCCGCGAACGAGAAGTTCCGCACCTTCATCACCGACGAACTGATCATGGCACCCGTGACCTTCGGCCGCGAGGCCGCCCTGTCTTATATGAAGGAAGCCAACGACCGCTTCGGCAAGCAGGCGGCGGAAGCGAAGAAGCAGTAG
- a CDS encoding hydrogenase iron-sulfur subunit, with product MKIAVFFNDQGGRLSAALDMEKLMSVAAKAKGVAKTDIVGDSFLDAFPALAGEVVPGEGIDRVLFVGGFTDAQKKACARTLVDAGINPYMVEWFDPTDQGLLNTALDQTVRDKKAAVMLKMVLARARSLEPLAPETLPANERVLIVGGGVSGIHAAASLTRLGKPVTLVEKNSGLGGKVAQLARFYPRMCDPRCGLEHVLFGLADSDLLDLRTLAKVEKLGGGPGRFEASIRQAPRYVDERCDGCGVCQTVCPIELGDAVAPVECELPVEAFSPVQMPIEAEETVAPSEISEQVAAEATTPVERPSRFMRKAIHPALPMAYPIQFVVERRHCPPDCRECEKICPRQAVRLEQEEKVESVEAGAVLVTTGFDLYPMERLEEYGYGRHPGVIDNLEMERVLALDDAHIARLDKSFAAGLTSVGFIQCAGSRDERHLPYCSSVCCSATMKQILELKRINPEVACYVYFMHIRTPGFDEGMYRKAREAGTVFIRERPAKVDVDPDSGKIVVESLDVALGRKVRAELDLLVLAGGMCPSQGTTEAGKVLGLPTNEHGFFETHRQCYPAESQRPGIYVGGCAREPMDVAQSIESGAKAALEALGFLGAGIRVEPTYPTFNDKKCDQCGRCVEECPFAVLTYNEKNIPVPDLAKCRQCGNCMGICPKTAVDLKHRTIKQYAGQVEVVGENTSFLPKSEPIVLAFLCENDAWLAAREAQAQGRVPANVVALKVPCAGALNNALIADALSLGVDAVFIGACPDETCHYVKGNQLIRKRHDDLTDKLKKMSMDVERVVFAGLGPRDVDAYVRAIDDCIALLKEKGPNPFKM from the coding sequence ATGAAGATCGCCGTTTTCTTCAATGACCAGGGCGGGCGCCTGAGCGCCGCCCTGGACATGGAGAAACTCATGTCGGTCGCGGCCAAGGCCAAGGGCGTGGCCAAGACCGACATTGTCGGGGACTCCTTCCTGGACGCCTTCCCGGCCCTGGCCGGGGAGGTGGTTCCGGGGGAAGGAATCGACCGGGTCCTTTTCGTGGGCGGATTCACCGACGCCCAGAAGAAGGCCTGCGCCCGGACCCTGGTCGATGCGGGGATCAACCCCTACATGGTGGAATGGTTCGATCCGACGGATCAGGGGCTGCTCAACACGGCCCTGGACCAGACCGTGCGGGACAAGAAGGCGGCGGTGATGCTCAAGATGGTCCTGGCCAGGGCCAGGAGCCTTGAGCCGCTTGCGCCCGAAACCCTGCCCGCCAACGAGAGGGTTTTGATCGTCGGCGGAGGCGTCTCCGGCATCCATGCGGCGGCTTCATTGACCAGGCTGGGCAAGCCAGTGACATTGGTGGAGAAGAACTCGGGCCTGGGCGGCAAGGTCGCCCAACTGGCCCGGTTCTATCCCCGCATGTGCGATCCCAGGTGCGGGCTCGAACACGTCCTTTTCGGACTCGCCGACTCGGATCTGCTCGACCTGCGCACCCTGGCCAAGGTCGAAAAGCTTGGCGGCGGCCCAGGCCGCTTCGAGGCCTCGATCCGCCAGGCTCCCCGTTACGTGGACGAGCGCTGCGACGGTTGTGGCGTCTGCCAGACCGTGTGTCCGATTGAGCTTGGCGATGCCGTGGCACCAGTCGAGTGCGAGCTGCCCGTCGAGGCGTTTTCGCCAGTCCAGATGCCCATCGAGGCCGAGGAGACCGTAGCGCCGTCCGAGATTTCGGAGCAGGTCGCGGCCGAGGCGACGACGCCTGTCGAGCGCCCCTCTCGTTTCATGCGCAAGGCGATCCACCCGGCCCTGCCCATGGCGTATCCGATCCAGTTCGTGGTGGAGCGCCGCCACTGTCCGCCCGATTGCCGCGAGTGCGAAAAGATTTGCCCGCGCCAGGCCGTGCGTCTGGAGCAGGAGGAGAAGGTCGAGAGCGTGGAGGCGGGCGCGGTGCTCGTGACCACGGGCTTCGACCTCTATCCCATGGAGCGGCTTGAGGAATACGGCTACGGCAGGCATCCGGGCGTCATCGACAACCTGGAGATGGAGCGCGTCCTTGCCCTGGACGACGCGCACATCGCGCGCCTGGACAAGAGCTTTGCCGCCGGTCTTACGTCGGTCGGCTTCATCCAGTGCGCGGGCAGCCGTGACGAACGGCATCTGCCGTACTGTTCCTCGGTCTGCTGCTCCGCGACCATGAAGCAGATACTGGAACTCAAGCGCATCAATCCCGAGGTCGCCTGCTACGTCTATTTCATGCACATCCGCACGCCGGGCTTCGACGAAGGCATGTACCGCAAGGCGCGCGAGGCCGGGACCGTGTTCATCCGCGAGCGCCCCGCCAAGGTGGACGTCGATCCGGATTCCGGAAAGATCGTCGTCGAGAGCCTGGACGTGGCCCTGGGCCGCAAGGTGCGCGCCGAACTCGACCTGCTCGTGCTGGCCGGGGGCATGTGCCCCTCGCAGGGTACGACGGAGGCGGGCAAGGTGTTGGGCCTGCCGACCAACGAGCACGGTTTCTTCGAGACCCACAGGCAGTGCTACCCCGCCGAGTCCCAGCGGCCCGGCATCTACGTGGGCGGTTGCGCGCGCGAGCCCATGGACGTTGCGCAATCCATCGAATCCGGAGCCAAGGCGGCCCTGGAGGCCCTGGGCTTCCTTGGCGCGGGCATCCGGGTGGAGCCCACCTATCCGACCTTCAACGACAAGAAATGCGATCAGTGCGGGCGCTGCGTGGAGGAGTGTCCCTTCGCCGTCCTGACGTACAACGAAAAGAACATCCCGGTGCCTGACCTGGCCAAGTGCCGCCAGTGCGGCAACTGTATGGGCATCTGTCCCAAGACCGCCGTGGATCTGAAGCACCGGACCATCAAGCAGTATGCGGGACAGGTCGAGGTCGTGGGCGAGAACACGTCCTTCCTGCCCAAGAGCGAGCCCATCGTTCTGGCCTTCCTGTGCGAGAACGACGCTTGGCTCGCGGCCCGCGAGGCCCAGGCCCAGGGGCGCGTGCCCGCAAACGTCGTGGCTCTCAAGGTGCCCTGCGCGGGAGCCTTGAACAACGCCCTGATCGCCGACGCGCTCTCCTTGGGCGTGGACGCGGTCTTCATCGGTGCCTGTCCGGACGAGACTTGCCACTACGTGAAGGGCAACCAGCTCATCCGCAAGCGCCACGACGATCTCACGGACAAGTTGAAGAAGATGTCCATGGACGTGGAGCGAGTCGTCTTCGCGGGGCTTGGTCCCAGGGACGTCGATGCGTACGTCCGCGCGATCGACGATTGCATCGCCCTTCTCAAGGAGAAGGGCCCCAACCCCTTCAAGATGTAA
- a CDS encoding tripartite tricarboxylate transporter TctB family protein, with product MTSRTRDNLIYGGIALGSVAFLTWIIPAYTPEYPGYGVSAALLPNVAVSIILVLSLLALAQNFLAYLVLKKKNLLEPEKPTEEPQENGYQAKKVHLVHLARFMIPCLLVMPAMHWLGYVPAGILFLLAIQYIGLRPKPLTGLLVATIPVGVMYVLMVYGLGVPLP from the coding sequence ATGACAAGCAGAACAAGAGACAACCTGATTTACGGTGGGATCGCACTGGGAAGCGTGGCCTTCCTGACGTGGATCATCCCGGCGTACACCCCCGAGTATCCGGGGTACGGCGTTTCCGCGGCGCTTTTGCCCAACGTCGCCGTAAGCATCATTCTGGTGCTTTCGCTCCTGGCGCTGGCACAAAATTTTCTCGCCTATCTCGTGCTCAAGAAGAAGAACCTCCTCGAACCGGAAAAGCCGACGGAAGAGCCCCAGGAAAACGGCTACCAGGCGAAAAAGGTGCACTTGGTGCATCTCGCCAGGTTTATGATCCCCTGTCTTCTTGTCATGCCCGCCATGCATTGGCTTGGTTACGTTCCGGCCGGAATCCTGTTTCTGCTGGCGATCCAGTATATCGGCCTGCGGCCCAAGCCGCTGACGGGGTTGCTCGTGGCGACCATCCCCGTGGGCGTCATGTACGTGTTGATGGTCTACGGGCTTGGTGTGCCCCTGCCGTAA
- a CDS encoding molybdate ABC transporter substrate-binding protein — translation MTPSADPTLRRGFRLDWPEERAGRSGDGVRWLQPESNICLDFHGDPARARLAVFSDGNHHMALLQCLDWFARDNGDLPVFYATTPPGVVAAMLRSGGLHLGNLTISATPHVFISPPEILDGLVADGFMRGHIPFVRNQGSVILTQKGNPKGIVGIADLAREDVRLFLSNPKTEKASFAAYHATLRAMAPEALAASGFPDDKIARGEVLFGESIHHREAPQAVADGKADAAMVFYHLALRYLRIFPDVFDAVPLGGSVERPDPASGNVVSLTHAGLVGDGGKWGARLLSFLSSATAHDIYRRHGLLPMD, via the coding sequence ATGACGCCGAGCGCAGACCCGACCCTCCGCCGAGGATTTCGTCTCGACTGGCCCGAGGAGCGGGCGGGCCGGTCGGGCGACGGGGTGCGTTGGCTGCAGCCGGAATCGAACATCTGTCTGGACTTCCACGGCGACCCCGCGCGGGCCCGGCTCGCGGTCTTTTCCGACGGCAACCATCACATGGCGCTTTTGCAGTGCCTGGACTGGTTCGCGCGCGATAACGGCGACCTGCCCGTCTTCTACGCCACCACGCCGCCGGGCGTGGTGGCCGCCATGCTCCGAAGCGGCGGACTGCACCTCGGCAACCTGACCATAAGCGCCACGCCCCATGTCTTCATCTCGCCGCCTGAGATCCTGGACGGTCTCGTGGCGGACGGGTTCATGCGCGGTCATATCCCGTTCGTTCGCAACCAGGGCAGCGTCATTTTGACGCAAAAGGGCAACCCCAAGGGTATCGTCGGGATCGCGGACCTCGCGCGCGAGGACGTCCGCCTCTTCCTCTCCAACCCAAAGACGGAGAAGGCCAGCTTTGCGGCCTATCACGCGACCCTTCGGGCCATGGCCCCGGAGGCCCTGGCAGCAAGCGGTTTTCCCGACGACAAGATCGCGCGCGGCGAGGTTCTTTTCGGCGAAAGCATCCATCATCGCGAAGCGCCCCAGGCGGTGGCCGACGGGAAGGCCGACGCGGCCATGGTCTTTTATCATCTCGCCCTGCGCTACCTGCGCATCTTCCCGGACGTCTTCGACGCGGTTCCCCTCGGCGGAAGCGTGGAGCGGCCCGACCCGGCGTCGGGCAACGTCGTCTCCCTAACCCACGCGGGGCTCGTGGGGGACGGCGGAAAGTGGGGCGCGAGGCTTCTTTCCTTTCTGTCGTCGGCAACGGCGCACGACATTTACAGACGCCACGGGTTGCTGCCCATGGATTGA
- a CDS encoding 4Fe-4S binding protein — MPPKVDWQKCDGCKALDEPLCEQVCPGNLMTLNKDKKAYCRPLRHCWDCMSCTKVCPVGAIETRIPFQIGYHGAKLIPMMGTNSITWTCQDINGKVTRYRFKNRIED, encoded by the coding sequence ATGCCGCCGAAGGTAGATTGGCAAAAATGCGACGGCTGCAAGGCTCTGGACGAGCCCCTGTGCGAACAGGTCTGTCCGGGGAACCTGATGACGCTCAACAAGGACAAGAAGGCCTACTGCCGCCCCTTGCGGCACTGCTGGGATTGCATGTCCTGCACCAAGGTCTGTCCGGTGGGCGCCATCGAGACGCGCATCCCCTTCCAGATCGGCTACCACGGGGCGAAGCTGATTCCCATGATGGGAACGAACAGCATCACCTGGACCTGTCAGGACATCAACGGAAAGGTCACCCGTTACCGCTTCAAAAACCGGATTGAGGACTAA